CATGACCGTACGAAGGTCCGCGTACTTCTTGACGAACTTCGGCACCCGCCCGCCCGTCAGCCCGAGCATGTCGGTCCACACGAGCACCTGCGCGTCGGTCTCGGACCCGGCGCCGATGCCGACCGTCGGAATGTGGAGCACCCGGGTGACCTCCGCCGCCAGCTCCGCCGGAACCAGCTCCAGGACGACCGCGAACGCGCCCGCGTCCTGGACGGCCTTGGCGTCGCGCAGCAACTGCTGTGCGGCCTCCTCGCCGCGCCCCTGCACGCGGTAGCCCATCGCGTTGACGGACTGCGGCGTGAGGCCGATGTGGGCCATGACGGGGATGCCGGACTCCACCAGCAGCTCGATCTGGCGGTGCGACCGCTCGCCGCCCTCCAGCTTGACCGCGCCGACCCCGGCCTCCTTGACCAGCCGGGTCGCCGAGCGCAGCGCCTGCACCGGGCCCTCCTGGTAGGAACCGAAGGGCAGGTCGCCGACGATCAGGGCGCGGCTGGTGCCGCGGACGACCGCCGCGGAGAGCATGGTCATCTCGTCGAGGGTGACGGGCACGGTCGACTCGTACCCGAGGTGGCAGTTGCCCGCGGAGTCGCCGACGAGCATCACCGGGATGCCGGCCTCGTCGAAGACGGACGCGGTCATCGCGTCGTACGCGGTGAGCATGGGCCACTTCTCGCCGCGTTCCTTGGCGAGGGCGATGTCCCGGACGGTGATACGGCGTGTGCCCTTGCCCCCGTACAGCGCCTTGCTGCCGTCGGAGGGCTTCGTCTGGGCAGCCGAAAGCTGCGTCATGGCTCCAGCTCCTTCATGTCATCTCGAGGCACCCTGACGGTGTCCCCGGACCACGTCCATGGTGGCACCTAGGGCAGGGGACGGCTAGAGCGGGTACATGTGACCGTTCAGGCATACAGCGCGTAAGAGCCGGGTAAAAGAATTTCGATACGAGACGGTCTCGTATCGAAATAGGTCTAGGGTCGACGACATGACTACCGCAGTCCCTGACTCCCGCGTACCGGCGGCGGTGCACCGGCGCCGCTGGGTGATCCTCGGCGTGCTGATGCTGAGCCTGCTGATCGTGGTGCTCGACAACTCGATCCTCAACGTCGCCATCAAGACGATCTCCACTCCGGAGCCCACCGGGCTCGGCGCCACCCAGAGCGAGCTGGAGTGGGCGATCAACGCCTACACCCTGGTCTTCGCGGGGCTGCTGTTCTCCGCCGGTCTCCTCGGCGACCGGCTCGGCCGCAAGAAGGTCCTGCTCGGCGGACTGGTCGTCTTCGGCATCGGCTCCGCGCTGGCCGCCCTGTCGGGCTCCCCGGCCGAGCTGATCGCCTTCCGCGCGGTCATGGGATTCGGCGCCGCCTTCGTGATGCCCGCCACCCTCGCCGTCCTGATGAACGTCTTCGAACGCGACGAGCAGCCGAAGGCCATCGGCATCTGGGCGGGCGGCGTCGGCCTGGCCATCGCCATCGGCCCGATCACCGGCGGCGTCCTCCTGGACCACTTCTGGTGGGGCTCGGTCTTCCTGGTCAACGTGCCGATCGTCGTCCTCGCCCTCGGCCTGATGCTCTGGCTGGTCCCCGACTCGCGCGACCCGAACCCCGGCCGCGTCGACCCGATCGGCGTACTGCTCTCCGTCGTCGGCCTCGTCCTCCTCGTCTACGGCATCATCCGCGGCGGCCAGCTCGCCGACTTCACCGACGCCACGGTCCTCGCGACCAGCGGAGCAGGCCTCGCGGTCCTCGCCGCCTTCGTGGTGTTCGAGAAGCGCAGCGACCATCCGTCCATCGACATGTCGTTCTTCAAGAACAAGGTGTTCTCGACCGCCATAGGCGTCATCGGCCTGGTCTTCTTCGCCCTGATGGGCGTGACCTTCTTCTCCGTCTTCTACACCCAGACCGTACGCGGCTACTCCCCGCTCCAGACCGGCCTGCTCATGCTCCCGCTGGCCGTCGCGCAGTTCGTCTTCGCGCCCCGCGCCCGCCTCCTCGTCGACCGGTTCGGCAACAGCGCGGTGTGCACGGCGGCCATGACGCTGATCGCCGCGACGCTGGCCGCGTTCGCCGTGCTGGACGCGGACACCCCGATCTGGATCCTCGAAGTCGTCTTCTTCCTCATGGGTGTCGGCATGGCCCATGTGATGACCCCGTTGAGCGTCGTGGTCATGCAGGCGCTGCCCCGCGAGAAGGCCGGTTCCGCGTCCGCGCTCAGCAACACCTTCCGGCAGGTCGGCGGCGCCCTCGGTATCGCCGTCCTCGGCTCGGTGCTCTCCGCCGCCTACCGGGGCGGCATCGAGGGCGAGCTGCCCGCCGGCGCCCCGCACGCCGCCGCCGAGTCCGTCGAGGCCACCCTGGCACTCGCCGCCCGGCTCGGCGAGCGGGGCGAGGCCCTGGTCGCCCCGGCCCACGACGCCTTCCTGCACGCCATGCACGTGACCGCCCTGTGCGGAGCCGGTGTCGCCCTCCTCGGCGCGGTGGCCATGGCGGTGTTCCTGCCGGGACGACCGAAGGGCGGCCAAGAGGGCAAGGAGGAGGCCGAGTTGGTGGTCGCCGACCACTGACGGAGAATCGGACCGGCCCAGACGAGAGCCGGGCCGGCACACGAGAGACGGAGTCGACCTTGAGCCTCGCCGAGAGCCACGCCGGAGACGGGCGGGTCCGGGACGGCGGTTCCGGACGCGGGCGGCCCCGCAGCGAGGCCGTGGAGCGGTCCATCATCGAGGGCGTCATGAGGCTCCTCGAAGAGGGGGTGCCACTCGCCGAGTTGTCGATCGAGCGGGTGGCCCGCACCGCCGGTGTCGGCAAGGCGACCATCTACCGCCGCTGGAGCGGCAAGGAGGCCCTCTTCGTCGACGTACTGCGCGCCGCCGAACCCCCGGATCCGGTGCTGCCCGGCACCTCGATGCGCGACGACCTGGTCGTCTTCCTGGAGGCGGCACGCCGACGCGGGCTGCTCAACCGGCCCTCGGCGATCCTGCACAACGTCATCGCCCAGATGAAGAGCAGCCCCAAGATCTGGGAGGCCTACCACGCGGACGTCGTCGCCCCCCGCCGCCGGGCCCTCGCCGATGTCCTGCGCCGGGGCCGGGACAACGGCGAACTCCGCCCGGACGTGGACATCGACCTCGTCGGCGACCTGGTCTTCGGTCCCATGCTGGTCCGCACCGTCATGCGTCCCGAGGCCCCGCTCCCCGAGGACCTCGCGGAGAACATCGTCGACGCGGTGCTCGAAGGGCTTCGCCCGCCCGACTGACCGCCCACGGCCTGCGAAGTGAGTCACAGTGATGTGCGCGTTTCGTTACAGACGTCGGGGCCTGTCCGCCCGTTCGGAACTCCGAACAGCGGGTTGTGCGTCCTCCTGCCCGTACGACCGCCCGGTGACGGCGGGAACGAAGGCGATCATCCCCTAGGGTTTTGAGAGCGCGGGGGGAAGAAGTGCACGGCAGGCAGTGAGGCGACGGTATGGCGCAGGCGTACATGACGGAGACGGGCGGCGGCGGCACGGGGCAGGGCCGCGAACAATCCCGGTTCCGGCGCCTGTTCGGCCGCCTCTTCGGCGGATGGAGAGGGGACCGGCGGATCTGGCGGCGCGGCATCGTCCTCGCGGTCCTCGCGGTTCTCGTCGCTCTGGTGATGGTGCTGCACGCCCAGGTCCCCAACACCGTGGGCAACCTGGGCAGTCTGACCGAGACGTTCCTGCCCTGGTTCGGTGCCGCGATCCCGCTGCTGCTGATCCTCGCCCTGGTCCGCAGGTCGGCCACCGCGCTCATCGCGCTCCTGGTGCCCACGGTCGTCTGGCTGAACCTCTTCGGCGGACTGGTCACCAGCAAGACCGGCGGCGGCGGCGAACTCGCCGTCGTCACCCACAACGTCAACGCGGACAACGCCGACCCGTCCGGCACGGCCCGCGAGGTCGCCGCCTCCGGCGCGGACGTGGTGGCCCTGGAGGAACTCACCGAGAACGCGGTGCCGGTGTACGAGAAGGCGCTGGCGGCGACGTACCCGTACCACGAGGTCGTCGGCACGGTCGGGCTGTGGAGCAAGTACCGGATGAGCGACACCAAGGCCGTCGACATCAAGCTCGGCTGGGAGCGCGCGATGCGTTCCACGGTGGCGGCGCCGGACGGGCCCGTCGCCGTCTACGTCGCCCATCTCCCCTCGGTGCGGGTGAAGCTGGAGGCCGGGTTCACCGCCCGCCAGCGCGACAAGAGCGCCGACGCCCTCGGCGAGGCCATCGCCGACGAGCCGATCGAGCAGGTCGTCCTCCTCGGGGACCTCAACGGCACCATGAACGACCGCGCCCTGAACGCCGTCACCGCCCAGATGCGCTCCACCCAGGGCGCCGCGGGCGACGGCTTCGGCTTCAGCTGGCCGGCGTCGTTCCCGATGGCCCGCATCGACCAGATCATGGTCCGCGGCATGGAACCCAAGGCGTCCTGGACCCTGCCGGAGACCGGCAGCGACCATCTGCCGGTGGCGGCGCGGGTGACGACGGAGACGTCGGGCGGCTGACGGCGCGGGTGACGATCGACACGTCCGAGGGCTGACGGCGCAGGTGGGGCGGGGGAGCGGGAAGGGGGAACAAACCCCCGGTTCGAGTTTGTTCCGTCAGTGAACATACGATGGAACGGAACCGATTCCTTCCTTTCCTTCCTCCTGCCCTCCTGCACCCTTTGAAAGGTCTCTTCGCCATGCCTTTGGCCCTGCTCGCTCTCGCCGTAGGCGCCTTCGGAATCGGCACGACCGAGTTCGTCATCATGGGCCTCCTCCCCGAGGTCGCCGCCGACCTCGGCATCTCGATCCCCGCCGCCGGCCACCTCGTCTCGGCGTACGCGCTCGGCGTCGTCATCGGCGCCCCGCTGCTCGCCGCGGCCACCGCCCGGATGCCCCGCCGCAAGGTGCTGATCGGGCTGATGCTCCTCTTCGTCGCCGGCAACGCGCTCTCCGCGCTCGCCCCCGACGAGCACTGGCTGCTCGCCGCCCGCTTCCTCAGCGGTCTGCCGCACGGTGCCTTCTTCGGCGTCGGCGCGGTCGTCGCGACCGGCCTCGTGGCGCCGGAGCGCAAGGCCCGCTCGGTCTCGCTGATGTTCCTCGGCCTGACGATCGCCAATGTCGCCGGTGTCCCGGCCGCGACCCTCGTGGGCCAGCACTTCGGCTGGCGGATCACCTTCCTCGGCGTCAGCGCGATCGGCCTGGCCGCCATCGCCTCCCTGGCCCTCCTGCTGCCGAACGACCGGGCGGAGAACCACTCCTCCGGCCTGCGCGGCGAACTGGGCGCCCTGCGCTCCCTGCCCGTCTGGCTCGCCCTCGGCACGACCGTCGCCGGCTTCGGCGCCCTCTTCTCCGCCTACAGCTACATCACGCCGATGCTCACGGACTCCGCCGGATACGCCCAGACCAGCGTGACCATGCTGCTCGCGCTGTTCGGCGTCGGCGCGACCATCGGCAACCTGGCCGGCGGACGCCTTGCCGACCACTCCCTCCGGGGCACCCTCTTCGGTGGCCTGGCGTCCCTGATCCTCGTCCTGGCCCTCTTCCCGGTCCTCATGACCGCGCAGTGGAGCGCCGCCCTGGCCGTCCTCCTCCTCGGCGTCGCCGCCTTCGCCACGGGCTCGCCCCTCCAGCTGATGGTCATGGAGAAGGCCGCCGCCGCCCCCTCCCTCGCCTCCTCCGCCAACCAGGCCGCCTTCAACCTCGCCAACGCCGGCGGCGCCTGGATCGGCGGACTCGCCCTGACCGCCGGCCTCGGCACGACGGCCCCGGCGACCGCGGGCGCGGCCCTCGCGCTGATCGGCCTGGCGGTCGCGGCGGTGGCCCACGCCGTCGACGCCCGCCGGATCCGGACGGCCACTCCCGTCCCGGGGCGCGGCCGCGTGGTGGCGTCGCATGTGCCGGGGGAGTCGGAGACGGTGCGGGTCTGAGGCGGTGCGGGACTGGGCACTGAGGACCGACGCGCGCTCCTCAAGAAGGAACCAGCCATTTTTCACGCGAGCAAGGATCGTTCTGTAAAGGCGACCGCCCCCGGCGCGGAATGTGGCCGGGGGCGGTTGGTGCCATCGGCAGTTGTTCAGACGCGCAGGTTCTTCAGCGTGAACCAGAAATAGGTGAACGAGTCCGACGAGGGGACGGTGGCCCTGTCGTAGTACTTCTGGTTCGCCGTGGTGCGGGCGTCACAGTTGTCCGTGGTGTAACCCCAGACCTCGACCCTGGCGCCGTTGTTGACGAGCGCCCGGGTGTCGTTCCACTCGCCCCGATTGACCTTGAAGCACTGCTGCACGCCACCGCCGACGACACCGATGGTGCCGACGTCCGACGGGACGTTCACCTGCAGGTAGTGCTTCCCGGGGTTGCCGGGCGCGTCGGCCAGGGCGGGAGCCGCGGCGGCGCCGGCCACGACCGCCGCCAGGCAGAGGGCGGCGGCGGAGCGTATGACGGCGGTCCTGCGTGCGGGCTTTTCGACTCGCATTGAGGCGGTCCTTTGCGGTTGTTCCGATAAACAATTGCCGCCCATGTGGGGGGTGGCAATTTCATCTTCCCATATCGAAAGTGAGTGACCGTCACAAAGGCGTTGCTTGAAGTGTAAAGATCCTTGATTCATTGTGAATGAACGGTGAATTATCGAGTGACTCGTGAGTTTTACCGGGCGGTAATCTCGCGCGGTGGGTGCGTAATCGCCTCGCCCGGGATCCGCTCCCGGCCCTACCCTCACGGCCATGACAGCACAGGACACGTCCGGCCGGTCGCGGCTCGCTCCGAGCGGCGCGGCGCCGGTGATCAGGCAGGAGACCCCCGACGATCACCGAGCGGTGCGCGAGGTCCACACGCGCGCCTTCGGTGACGGTGAGCGGATTCCCGGGCTCGTGGAGGCACTGCGCGTCGCGAAGGCCGCGACGGCACCGCTCTCCTTCGTCGCCACCGTGGACGACCGGGTCGTCGGACACGTTCTGCTGAGCGCCGCACGCCTGGACGCCCCGCGCCGGATCGTGGACGTCCTGACCCTGTCGCCGCTGGGCGTGCTCCCGGAGTTCCAGCGTCAGGGCATCGGCGCCCGGCTCGTCGCGCACGCCCTCGCGGCGGCGGACGGCCAGGGCGTGCCGCTGGTCTTCCTGGAAGGGTCACCGCACTACTACGGCACGCGCGGCTTCGAGAACGCCGGCGCGGTGGGCTTCCGTTCGCCGTCGCTGCGCATACCCGAGGCCGCGTTCCAGGTCGCCCGTCTGTCCGCCCACGAGCCGTGGATGACGGGCACGTTCGTCTACTCGGAGGTCTTCTGGGCCTTCGACTGCGTCGGCCTGCGCGACCCGGAGGCCTGAGGGACCCGCCCTCAGGCCTCGCCCCGGCGCCTACGCCTGCTCGCGCCACCGGTTCGTGATCGGCAGCCGGCGGTCCTTGCCGAAGCCCTTCGGGGAGATCTTCGTGCCCGGGGGGTACTGGCGGCGCTTGTACTCGGCGGTGTCGACCATGCGCAGGGTCCTGGTGACCAGCTCCCGGTCGAAGCCGGCGGCGACGATCGCGTCGGCGCCCTGGTCGCGGTCGACGTACAGCGCGAGGATCGCGTCCAGGACCGGGTAGTCCGGCAGGGAGTCCGTGTCGACCTGGCCGGGGCGGAGTTCCGCGCTCGGGGGCTTGGAGATGGAGTTCTCCGGGATCGGCGGGGTCTGGCCCCGCTCCACCGCCGCCCGGTTGCGCCACTCGGCGAGCCGGAAGATCGACGTCTTGTACACGTCCTTGATGGGGCCGTAGGCGCCCACCGAGTCGCCGTAGAGCGTTGAGTAACCCACCGCCAGCTCCGACTTGTTGCCGGGCGCGAGGACGATGTGGCCCTCCTGGTTGGAGATCGCCATCAGCAGCGTGCCGCGCAGGCGCGACTGGAGGTTCTCCTCGGCCAGACCCGTCAGCTCGGTCGACGACATGTACGCGTCGAACATCGGCGCGATCGGGATCGTGCGGAAGTTCAGACCCGTCCGCCGCGCCAGCTCCGCCGCGTCGTCCTTGGAGTGGTCCGAGGAGTACTTCGACGGCATGGACACGCCGTACACGTTCCGCGCCCCCAGCGCGTCGCACGCGATCGCCGCGACGAGGGCCGAGTCGATACCGCCGGAGAGCCCGATCAGTACGGACGAGAAGCCGTTCTTCGCCGCGTACGCCCGCAGCCCCACCACCAGCGCCGAGTACACCTCTTCGTCGTCGTCGAGGCGCTCCGCGTACCCGCCGGCCAGCTCCGGCTCGTACGCGGGCAGCGGCTCCTCGGACAGGACCAGCCGGTCGATGCGCAGCCCGTCGTCCACGACACCGGTGACCGGCTCGGCGGCGGCCGCCGGGAGGTCCAGATCCAGGACCACGCACCCCTCCGCGAACTGCGGCGCCCGCGCGACCACTTCGCCGTGCCGGTCGACGACGATCGAGTCACCGTCGAAGACGAGTTCGTCCTGGCCGCCGATCATCGCCAGGTAAGCGGTCGTGCAGCCGGCCTCCTGGGCGCGCTTGCGCACCAGTTCGAGCCGGGTGTCGTCCTTGTCGCGCTCGTACGGCGAGGCGTTGATGGAGAGCAGCAGCCCGGCCCCGGCGGACCGGGCGGCCGGGACGCGGCCGCCGTCCTGCCAGAGGTCCTCGCAGATGGCCAGGGCGATGTCGACGCCGTGCAGCCGCAGCACCGGCATGGTGTCGCCGGGCACGAAGTAGCGGAACTCGTCGAACACGCCGTAGTTGGGGAGGTGGTGCTTGGCGTAGGTGAGCGCCACCTCGCCCCGGTGCAGCACCGCGCCCGCGTTCCTCGGCGCCCCGGCCGGCTGGCCGTACTTCGGCGCGGCGGACTCGGAACGGTCGAGGTAGCCGACGATCACCGGCAGCTCTCCGAAGCCCTCGTCGGCGAGCCGCGCGGCGAGCGCCTTCAGCGCGGCACGGGACGCCTCCACGAAGGACTGGCGCAGCGCCAGGTCCTCGACGGGGTACCCGGTCAGCACCATCTCCGGGAACGCCACCAGATGCGCTCCCTGCTCGGCTGAGTGCCGGGTCCAGCGGACCACCGCCTCGGCGTTCCCGGCGAGATCGCCGACGGTCGAGTCGATCTGATTCATAGCGAGACGAAGTTGAGGCACGCGGCCCAGTGTAATCGTCAGAGCGACGCAATGGGGTGTGGGGCGCCCCACGTTCGAAGCGCCCCACACCCCGGGGCCGTCGCGGTGTGCCTACGGCCGGTACATCTAGCGCGGGGCGGCTCCCCGCTCCTTGAGCATGCCCGTCATCAAGGAGATCTCGGACTCCTGGGCGTTCACCATGCCCTGGGCGAGCTTCTTCTCGACGCCGACCGTGCACTGGGAGACGCAGCCCTGCGCCATGTGGACGCCGCCCTTGTGATGGTCGGTCATCAGCTGGAGGAAGAAGATCTCGGCCTGCTTGCCGTCGAGCTTGTTCAGCTTCTCCATCTCGGCGTCGGTCGCCATCCCCGGCATCAGCGAGCCGTCCTCGCCGGAGGCCATGTCACCCATGCCCATCCAGGCCATCGGCTGCTGCGAGGACACCTTCGGCAGACCCCAGAGGTCCAGCCAGCCGATCATCATGCCGCGCTGGTTGGCCTGCGTCTGCGCGATGTCGTACGCGAGCCGCCGGACCTCCTCGTCGTCGGTCCGGTCGCGCACGATGTACGACATCTCGACGGCCTGCTGGTGATGGACCGCCATGTCCCGGGCGAACCCCGCGTCGGCGGAGTCGGCGGTGGGGGCCTTCAGCCCGGACTCGTCGCCGTCGGCGACCGCGTAGGTGATCGCCCCGGCCGCGACGAGCACCGCCGCGGCCCCGGAGGCGATCCAACCGATGTGCTTCATGCTTCCCACTGTCCCAGACCGCCGGCGCTAGGAGATGCCGTTGGTGCAGGCGGCACCCGGCTCGGGCGTCTGCTCGCCCTGGACGTAGGTCTCGAGGAACTTGTCGAGGTTCGGGTCCTTCGCGCCGGTCACCGTGCGCTGGTGGCCCCACGCGCTGAGCATGATCGGGTCCTTCTGGTCGTCGACCGGGCTCATCAGTGTGTACGGGGTCTTCTCGACCTTCTCCGCGAGCGCCTTGACCTCGGCCTCGGAGGCCTTGCTGTTGTACGTCACCCAGACCGCGCCGTGCTCCAGCGAGTGCACGGCGTTCTCGTTCTTGATGGCCTTGTCGTAGACGTCGCCGTCGCAGTTCTGCCAGACCGGGTTGTGGTCGCCGCCCACCGGGGGCTCCATCGGGTACTTCACGGACTTGGTGACATGGTTCTGGGCGAGCTTGGTGCTCCAGGTCTTCACGCCGTCCGAGCCGGTCTCCCACTTGCCGGTCGACTTGGAGTCACCGGCCGCGGTGTCGCTGCCGTTGTCGTCGGACTGCGAGCGGATCAGGACCGTCCCGCTCACGACGAGGCCGGCGACTATCAGCACGCTGGCGCCGATCGTGAGGATCCGGTTCCGGCGCTCACGGGAGCGCTCGGCACGGCGCATCGCCTCGATGCGCGCCTTGCGGTCCCCGCTGCTGTTGGTCTTGGCGGCCATGGGATGTGTCCTTAGTGGGGGATGGTTCGGATGGGACGGTCGGATCAACTGATCGTAAGTTGATCCGCTCCCCCTCGTAAACGAGGGATCCCGCCTCCCATGCTCCCCCTCGGCCACGGATGCCGCCCGGGTTTCGGGGCAGGCGTGACGGACGCCCGGCGGATGTCGGCCCACGTGGGCGTTACGGATGGCGACGCGAGCAGGCAAGATGGGCAGCAGAGCGGTTGAGCGGCGGAGCGAGCTGTACACCTGCCGTGAGCCGGGCGTTCAGCGGGACGTCCGCATGCCGATCAAGGTGCGCAACGCGCGCGAAATGGTGTTGTGGTGGGATGCTCAGGTGCCCGACCGCCTCCCGTGGCTCGGGAGCCAGGCGGCCTGACCAGCAAGGAATGGGTGGAAGCGGAAGATGGACAAGCAGCAGGAGTTCGTGCTCCGTACGTTGGAGGAGCGCGACATCCGTTTCGTACGCCTGTGGTTCACGGACGTGCTGGGCTTCCTGAAGTCCGTGGCCGTGGCCCCTGCCGAGCTGGAACAGGCGTTTGACGAGGGCATCGGTTTCGACGGCTCGGCCATCGAGGGCTTCGCCCGGGTGTACGAGTCCGACATGATCGCCAAGCCGGACCCGTCGACCTTCCAGGTCCTGCCGTGGCGCGCGGAGGCCCCGGGCACCGCCCGGATGTTCTGCGACATCCTCATGCCGGACGGCTCCCCGTCCTTCGCGGACCCCCGGTACGTACTGAAGCGGTCCCTGGCCAAGGCCTCCGACCTGGGCTTCACCTTCTACACCCACCCGGAGATCGAGTTCTTCCTGCTGAAGGACAAGCCGACGGACGGCTCCCGTCCGACCCCGGCCGACAACTCCGGCTACTTCGACCACACCCCGCAGAACGTCGGCATGGACTTCCGCCGTCAGGCGATCACCATGCTGGAGTCCATGGGCATCTCGGTCGAGTTCTCCCACCACGAGGGCGCCCCCGGCCAGCAGGAGATCGACCTCCGCTACGCCGACGCGCTCTCCACCGCCGACAACATCATGACGTTCCGCCTGGTCATGAAGCAGGTGGCGCTGGAGCAGGGCGTCCAGGCGACCTTCATGCCCAAGCCGTTCTCCGAGCACCCGGGCTCGGGCATGCACACCCACCTCTCCCTCTTCGAGGGCGACCGGAACGCGTTCTACGAGTCCGGCGCGGAGTACCAGCTCTCCAAGGTCGGCCGCTCCTTCATCGCGGGCCTGCTGAAGCACGCCGCCGAGATCGCCGCCGTGACCAACCAGTGGGTCAACTCCTACAAGCGCATCTGGGGCGGCTCCGAGCGCACCGCCGGTGCCGGCGGCGAGGCCCCCTCGTACATCTGCTGGGGCCACAACAACCGCTCGGCCCTGGTCCGCGTCCCCATGTACAAGCCCGGCAAGACCGGCTCGGCACGGGTCGAGGTCCGCTCCCTGGACTCCGGCGCGAACCCCTACCTCGCCTACGCCATGCTCCTGGCCGCCGGCCTCAAGGGCATCGAGGAGGGGTACGAGCTGCCGCCGGGCGCCGAGGACGACGTCTGGGCCCTCTCGGACGCCGAGCGCCGCGCCATGGGCATCGAGCCGCTCCCGCAGAACCTCGGCGAGGCGCTCTCCCTCATGGAACGCAGCGACCTCGTCGCCGAGACCCTCGGCGAGCACGTCTTCGACTTCTTCCTGCGCAACAAGCGCCAGGAGTGGGAGGAGTACCGCAGCGAGGTGACCGCGTTCGAGCTGCGGAAGAACCTGCCGGTGCTGTAAGCACAGGTCAGCGCGGGTTTCCCGCTGTGACGACGCGTGGGGCCGACGGTCATGGACCGTCGGCCCCCGCGCCGTGAGGCACCGCCTGGCGGACCACGCGGTGGCGGAGGTAGACGACCTTCTCGCTGATGGCGCGGGTCTCGACGAGTTCGAGGTCCACCCGGCGTTCGTGCCGAGGGAAGAAGGGGATGCCGCCCCCGACCAGCACCGGGTAGACCACGGCCCGGTACTCGTCGATGAGGCCCGCGTCGGACGCCTGGGCGGCGAGCGTCGCGCCGCCGATCGCGATCTCGCCCTCTCCCGGCTCGGCGCGCAACCGCTCGATCTCCTCCGCCAGGCCGCCGGAGGCCAGGCGGGCCCGGCCCTCCACCGCCGACAGCGTCCTGGAGAACACCACCTTCGGCAGCGGATTCCAGAGCGCGGCCCACTCCCGCTCCGCCTCGCCGAGCGCGGGGTCCTGGACGGCGGTCTCCCAGTACAGCATCGTCTCGTACAGCCGCCGTCCCAACAGATGGACGCCGACGTCCCGGATCTCGTCGATCCAGAAGCGGAAGACCTGCTCGTCGAACCCCGGCCAGTCGAAACCGCCGTCCGGCCCGGCGATGTAGCCGTCGAGGGAGACGTTCATCGAATAGGTCACGCCGCGCATCAGAAGCCTCCTCGGTGACGGCTTCGACAGTACGACCACCGGGCGCCGACCGCGTCCCGTACCGGGAAGCCCCGCCGTCAGCTCGGAGTGCGGTGGCTTTCCAGCGCCGGCGGCAGCGGGTAGACGCGCTCCGCGGGGAACAGCCGTCGGGCCTTCGCGGGCTGCCCGGAGTGCAGCAGGGCGGCGGCCCTGCGCACCTGAGGGGTGA
The DNA window shown above is from Streptomyces akebiae and carries:
- a CDS encoding DUF305 domain-containing protein — its product is MKHIGWIASGAAAVLVAAGAITYAVADGDESGLKAPTADSADAGFARDMAVHHQQAVEMSYIVRDRTDDEEVRRLAYDIAQTQANQRGMMIGWLDLWGLPKVSSQQPMAWMGMGDMASGEDGSLMPGMATDAEMEKLNKLDGKQAEIFFLQLMTDHHKGGVHMAQGCVSQCTVGVEKKLAQGMVNAQESEISLMTGMLKERGAAPR
- a CDS encoding DUF3105 domain-containing protein; translation: MAAKTNSSGDRKARIEAMRRAERSRERRNRILTIGASVLIVAGLVVSGTVLIRSQSDDNGSDTAAGDSKSTGKWETGSDGVKTWSTKLAQNHVTKSVKYPMEPPVGGDHNPVWQNCDGDVYDKAIKNENAVHSLEHGAVWVTYNSKASEAEVKALAEKVEKTPYTLMSPVDDQKDPIMLSAWGHQRTVTGAKDPNLDKFLETYVQGEQTPEPGAACTNGIS
- a CDS encoding glutamine synthetase family protein — its product is MDKQQEFVLRTLEERDIRFVRLWFTDVLGFLKSVAVAPAELEQAFDEGIGFDGSAIEGFARVYESDMIAKPDPSTFQVLPWRAEAPGTARMFCDILMPDGSPSFADPRYVLKRSLAKASDLGFTFYTHPEIEFFLLKDKPTDGSRPTPADNSGYFDHTPQNVGMDFRRQAITMLESMGISVEFSHHEGAPGQQEIDLRYADALSTADNIMTFRLVMKQVALEQGVQATFMPKPFSEHPGSGMHTHLSLFEGDRNAFYESGAEYQLSKVGRSFIAGLLKHAAEIAAVTNQWVNSYKRIWGGSERTAGAGGEAPSYICWGHNNRSALVRVPMYKPGKTGSARVEVRSLDSGANPYLAYAMLLAAGLKGIEEGYELPPGAEDDVWALSDAERRAMGIEPLPQNLGEALSLMERSDLVAETLGEHVFDFFLRNKRQEWEEYRSEVTAFELRKNLPVL
- a CDS encoding dihydrofolate reductase family protein, translated to MRGVTYSMNVSLDGYIAGPDGGFDWPGFDEQVFRFWIDEIRDVGVHLLGRRLYETMLYWETAVQDPALGEAEREWAALWNPLPKVVFSRTLSAVEGRARLASGGLAEEIERLRAEPGEGEIAIGGATLAAQASDAGLIDEYRAVVYPVLVGGGIPFFPRHERRVDLELVETRAISEKVVYLRHRVVRQAVPHGAGADGP